ATGGACCTCAGGTGGGGAAGCACAGAATTCTCCTCCCTCACACCGGCCTGATGAGCAGCAGCCCGCAGCCGAAACTCTTCGCCGGCCCGATCCCGGCATACAGGGCCTGCTCAAACCGCTCGGGATCCGTCACCGTCAGCACACCGGTAAAATCGATGGTGCTGATCGAAACCCAGTGCTTCCCTTTCGGCTTCTTAAACCGGTGCTGCCGATATCCATCCGCCCGGACCATACCCTCTTCAACGGCAAACCCCGCCGCCTCAGACCTCGAAGACAACCAGGAAAACCCTTCCTTCTGGACAAGTATCTCCTGTGAGGGCATGGCGTCGGATGGGCACCCGGACTGCTCCAGCAGCACTTTTGCATCCATCACCACATCGTGCCGGTGCTGCCTCCTCTCCTCGT
Above is a window of Methanofollis tationis DNA encoding:
- the cas6e gene encoding type I-E CRISPR-associated protein Cas6/Cse3/CasE, whose protein sequence is MKRSIYRIRLRDDVQRTPAFWRSVRNPYDVHGMVWRIFSDGSRKDRDFIYRLEMQEASPVIYAVSTAEPVDLDGIWAVESKEYNPVLRTGQRFGFSLRANPIRSKRDEERRQHRHDVVMDAKVLLEQSGCPSDAMPSQEILVQKEGFSWLSSRSEAAGFAVEEGMVRADGYRQHRFKKPKGKHWVSISTIDFTGVLTVTDPERFEQALYAGIGPAKSFGCGLLLIRPV